A stretch of Candidatus Binatia bacterium DNA encodes these proteins:
- the fdhD gene encoding formate dehydrogenase accessory sulfurtransferase FdhD has product MSAVADRSGVARRGVVRWTGDRADATEDRVAVEEPLEIRIGDAPLAVTMRTPGEDQELAAGFCLTEGIVGSADDLASLRPCDLAEYGNVVEVTLSDRAATANADRVQRARREFYVSSSCGLCGKQTIDRLEQSVDRLAPGPEVTVDWLSELPGRMRASQDVFAETGGLHAAAIFEAQGDLRVLREDVGRHNAVDKAIGHELLLGRTPASRAVLLVSGRASFEIVQKAAMAGLPVLCAVSAPSSLAIDLAARLDLTLVGFLRSGRMNVYHDPGRIRAAAA; this is encoded by the coding sequence GTGAGCGCGGTGGCGGACCGGTCGGGAGTCGCCCGGCGCGGGGTAGTTCGGTGGACGGGTGACCGGGCCGACGCGACCGAAGATCGTGTCGCCGTCGAGGAGCCGCTCGAGATCCGGATCGGGGACGCGCCGCTCGCCGTCACGATGCGCACGCCCGGGGAGGACCAGGAGCTCGCCGCGGGGTTCTGTCTGACGGAAGGCATCGTCGGGTCCGCCGACGATCTCGCAAGCCTTCGGCCGTGCGATCTCGCCGAGTACGGCAACGTGGTCGAGGTCACGCTGTCCGACCGGGCCGCGACTGCCAATGCCGACCGGGTCCAGCGCGCACGCCGCGAGTTCTACGTGTCGAGTTCGTGCGGTCTCTGCGGCAAACAGACGATCGATCGCTTGGAACAGTCGGTGGACCGGCTCGCGCCCGGCCCAGAGGTCACCGTCGATTGGCTTTCCGAGCTGCCCGGTCGGATGCGGGCCTCGCAGGATGTCTTCGCGGAGACCGGTGGCTTGCATGCCGCGGCCATCTTCGAAGCGCAGGGGGACCTACGGGTCCTGCGAGAAGACGTCGGCCGTCACAATGCGGTCGACAAGGCGATCGGCCACGAGCTTCTCCTCGGGCGAACGCCGGCCTCGCGTGCGGTGCTTCTGGTCTCGGGCCGCGCGAGCTTCGAGATCGTTCAGAAGGCCGCGATGGCTGGTCTTCCGGTGCTTTGCGCGGTGAGTGCGCCCAGCAGCCTCGCCATCGACCTAGCGGCGCGCCTCGACCTCACGCTCGTTGGCTTCCTGCGATCCGGTCGGATGAACGTCTACCACGACCCCGGCAGGATTCGCGCGGCGGCCGCTTAG
- a CDS encoding FdhF/YdeP family oxidoreductase produces MSDHRQNPKGPAAGGLGALISTAQRLGRDGAPLAGVRSLAHVNQPDGFDCPGCAWPEPNSPARFEFCENGAKAVAFEATGKRVGPDFFAANPVASLRGQTDHWLEGQGRLTHPMRYDQASDTYQPVSWADAFGQIGAALDGLDDPNEAVFYTSGRTSNEAAFLYQLLGRRLGTNNFPDCSNMCHESSGVGLSESIGIGKGTVTLEDFQKADAIFVIGQNPGTNHPRMLTELQAARRRGARIVSLNPLRERALVEFAHPKDPWELLSGRGTSISTHYLQVQIGGDLAALTGIGKAVLAAEKAAPGAVLDREFIDRHTSGLEEYVQALGAVSWEHIEKESGLTRAELEEAATVYVEADAVIACWAMGLTQQRHAVATIQQVTNLLLLRGNLGREGAGACPVRGHSNVQGDRTMGITEKPAAAFLERLGVEFQFSPPSAHGYDTVGAIEAMAEGRARVFLGMGGNFVAATPDTAYTSEALARCELTVHVSTKLNRSHTVLGKDALILPCLGRTERDVQAAGLQKVTVEDSMSVVHASHGRNEPASPLLRSEPAIVAGIGRASRKTRGIDWDDLVADYGRIRDRIERVLPNLFDDFNRRIERPGGFYLGNSARDRDWKTSTGRARFMPSIVPDSSLPEGQLRLMTMRSHDQFNTTIYELDDRYRGVYGTRQVIFLSEGDLTDRGLSDGDLLEVESHFEDGRRRVVVGFRAVAYDIPRGCAAGYFPELNPLVAVTSFAKRSRTPTSKFIPVTIRVSGNDESR; encoded by the coding sequence ATGTCTGATCACCGACAGAACCCCAAGGGACCGGCTGCGGGAGGCCTGGGCGCCCTCATCTCGACCGCTCAGCGTCTCGGTCGCGACGGCGCGCCCCTCGCGGGGGTCCGGTCCCTAGCCCACGTGAATCAGCCCGACGGCTTCGACTGCCCCGGGTGTGCCTGGCCCGAGCCGAATTCGCCGGCCCGTTTCGAGTTCTGCGAGAACGGGGCGAAGGCCGTTGCGTTCGAGGCGACGGGCAAGCGTGTCGGCCCTGACTTCTTCGCAGCGAACCCGGTGGCGAGCCTGCGAGGGCAGACCGACCACTGGCTGGAGGGGCAGGGTCGCCTGACGCACCCGATGCGCTACGACCAGGCGAGCGATACGTACCAGCCGGTCTCGTGGGCGGATGCCTTCGGTCAGATCGGCGCCGCCCTCGACGGGTTGGATGACCCCAACGAGGCGGTCTTCTACACGTCAGGTCGCACGAGCAACGAGGCCGCCTTCCTCTATCAACTTCTCGGTCGGCGGCTCGGCACCAACAATTTCCCGGACTGCTCGAACATGTGTCACGAGTCGAGCGGCGTCGGGCTGTCGGAGTCGATTGGCATCGGGAAGGGGACCGTCACACTCGAGGATTTCCAGAAGGCCGATGCGATCTTCGTGATCGGTCAAAACCCCGGCACGAATCATCCGCGTATGCTGACGGAGCTCCAAGCGGCACGCCGTCGCGGCGCTCGCATCGTGAGTCTGAATCCCCTGCGGGAGCGCGCACTGGTCGAGTTCGCCCATCCGAAGGATCCCTGGGAGCTCCTGAGCGGTCGCGGCACGTCGATCAGCACGCACTATTTGCAGGTTCAGATCGGCGGCGATCTCGCAGCGCTCACCGGAATCGGCAAGGCGGTGCTCGCTGCCGAGAAGGCCGCTCCCGGCGCGGTGCTCGATCGCGAGTTCATCGATCGCCACACGAGCGGGCTCGAGGAGTACGTGCAGGCCCTCGGCGCTGTCTCGTGGGAACACATCGAGAAGGAATCCGGCCTGACGCGCGCCGAGCTCGAAGAAGCGGCGACGGTCTACGTCGAGGCCGACGCGGTGATCGCCTGCTGGGCGATGGGCCTCACGCAGCAGCGGCATGCGGTCGCCACCATTCAGCAGGTCACCAATCTTCTGCTTCTACGCGGTAATCTCGGTCGCGAAGGTGCGGGCGCGTGTCCGGTGCGCGGCCACAGCAACGTCCAGGGCGACCGGACCATGGGGATCACCGAGAAGCCGGCCGCGGCGTTCCTCGAGCGGCTCGGTGTGGAGTTCCAGTTCTCGCCGCCGTCCGCTCATGGCTATGATACCGTCGGAGCCATCGAGGCGATGGCTGAGGGCCGGGCCCGGGTGTTCCTCGGCATGGGAGGCAACTTCGTCGCGGCGACGCCGGACACGGCTTACACGTCCGAGGCGCTTGCCCGGTGTGAGCTGACCGTGCACGTGAGTACAAAACTGAATCGCAGCCACACGGTGCTCGGAAAGGACGCGCTGATCTTGCCGTGCCTGGGCCGCACCGAGCGAGACGTCCAGGCTGCCGGTTTGCAGAAGGTCACCGTCGAGGACTCGATGAGCGTGGTGCACGCCTCACACGGGCGCAACGAGCCGGCGTCGCCTCTGCTTCGATCGGAGCCCGCCATCGTCGCTGGGATCGGGCGTGCGAGTCGCAAGACTCGCGGCATCGACTGGGATGATCTCGTCGCCGATTACGGACGGATTCGGGACCGCATCGAGCGCGTCTTGCCGAACCTGTTCGACGACTTCAATCGACGTATCGAACGACCCGGCGGCTTCTATCTCGGCAACTCGGCACGGGACCGGGATTGGAAGACGTCCACCGGGCGGGCGCGCTTCATGCCGTCCATCGTTCCGGACTCGAGCCTCCCCGAGGGGCAGCTTCGTCTCATGACGATGCGCTCCCACGACCAGTTCAACACGACGATCTACGAGCTCGACGATCGCTACCGCGGTGTCTACGGAACCCGGCAGGTGATCTTCCTGTCCGAGGGTGACCTGACGGACCGAGGCTTGTCGGATGGGGATCTCCTCGAGGTCGAGAGCCACTTCGAGGATGGCCGCCGGCGCGTGGTCGTTGGCTTTCGAGCGGTCGCGTACGACATCCCGCGGGGCTGTGCGGCCGGGTACTTCCCGGAGTTGAATCCGCTGGTCGCCGTCACGAGCTTCGCGAAACGGAGCCGGACCCCGACGTCGAAGTTCATCCCGGTGACGATCCGCGTCTCCGGCAACGACGAGAGCCGGTGA
- a CDS encoding serine hydrolase — MQPKSAHLLVCLVATLAALPFVTRPASADDLSGGEIFLEADAAPLWDAIDPVFQRQLEQRLDTLGFTPAIRNKNLGVAVVDITDPEAPRVAAVNGDVMIYAASLPKIAILLGAFERIEAGELQLTAENERLLHLMIQRSSNKAATVMMDRVGKEYIAETLRSDEYRLYDVRHNGGLWAGKDYGKAGLWRRDPLHNLSHGATAMQVARFYYMMETGELVDEEASAKMKELMADSAIKHKFVKALDRIDPDAEIYRKSGSWQQWHADSAIVERDGRRYIAVGLCEDQQGGRWLERIFHVMDALVMESPSTEVARLEE, encoded by the coding sequence ATGCAGCCTAAGTCGGCACATCTCCTGGTTTGTTTGGTTGCGACGTTGGCCGCCCTTCCCTTCGTCACGCGGCCCGCGTCGGCCGACGACTTGAGCGGAGGAGAGATCTTCCTCGAAGCGGACGCAGCGCCGCTGTGGGATGCGATCGACCCGGTCTTCCAGCGCCAACTCGAGCAACGGCTCGATACGCTCGGATTCACGCCCGCGATCCGCAACAAGAACCTCGGCGTCGCCGTGGTCGACATCACGGACCCCGAAGCGCCCCGCGTCGCCGCCGTGAACGGCGACGTCATGATCTACGCCGCGAGCCTCCCGAAGATCGCGATCCTTCTGGGTGCCTTCGAACGCATCGAAGCCGGCGAGCTCCAGCTCACCGCCGAGAACGAGCGCTTGCTACACCTCATGATCCAGCGCTCTTCGAACAAGGCCGCTACGGTCATGATGGACCGCGTCGGCAAGGAGTACATCGCCGAGACCCTGCGATCCGACGAGTACCGCCTCTACGACGTCAGGCACAACGGCGGCCTCTGGGCCGGCAAGGACTACGGCAAGGCCGGCCTCTGGCGCCGCGATCCGCTCCACAACCTCTCGCACGGTGCGACGGCCATGCAGGTGGCCCGCTTCTACTACATGATGGAGACGGGCGAACTCGTCGACGAAGAGGCCAGCGCGAAGATGAAGGAGCTGATGGCCGACTCAGCCATCAAGCACAAGTTCGTCAAGGCCCTCGACCGCATCGACCCGGACGCGGAGATCTACCGCAAGTCCGGCAGTTGGCAGCAGTGGCACGCCGACAGCGCCATCGTCGAACGCGATGGCCGCCGCTACATCGCCGTCGGCCTCTGCGAAGACCAACAGGGCGGCCGCTGGCTCGAGCGCATCTTCCACGTCATGGACGCCCTCGTCATGGAGTCCCCCTCCACCGAAGTCGCCCGCCTCGAAGAGTAG
- a CDS encoding serine hydrolase, with protein MRRITRRTICVSAAVASATALLAGGVGAYPLDGYPNSGITRIEGFRLAQRNSGGKVLPPGGDLTTDKIVLSLQHKPNFQIPAPDPQLNQMLRDELGSDVGGYGVALLDVSDPDRPRYAEVNPDAMMNAGSVGKVLLALGMFQTLADIEPDIRKRRDMLKETVVVTDEFIRTDSHEVPVFHIGGKKVRRRPIAEGEQMTLYTLLDHMMSPSSNAAASMVGREAVLMKHFGSGYPKSHEASRAYLNSAGKGQLSGELKAVLQEPVGRNGLNRGKLRQGSLFTREGKKRLPGTSSYASARSLMEFLVAMEMGELVDPWSSKEIKKLLYVTDRRIRYASSPALRNSAVYFKSGSLYKCRPERGHVCEKYHGNVWNFLASIAVVEEPERNPPMRYMVVVLSNVLRKNAAEEHERLGTRIQQMMQQLHPLRTTQVAQ; from the coding sequence ATGCGCCGAATCACCCGACGAACCATCTGTGTTTCCGCGGCCGTTGCTTCCGCGACGGCTCTTCTGGCCGGCGGGGTCGGCGCGTATCCCCTAGATGGCTACCCGAACAGCGGCATTACCCGTATCGAAGGCTTCCGCCTCGCCCAGAGGAACTCGGGCGGGAAGGTGCTCCCGCCGGGGGGCGACCTGACTACGGACAAGATCGTCCTGTCGTTGCAGCACAAACCGAATTTCCAGATTCCCGCGCCGGATCCGCAGCTGAATCAGATGCTCCGCGACGAGCTTGGGAGCGACGTGGGCGGCTACGGCGTCGCCCTGCTCGACGTGAGCGATCCCGATCGCCCGCGGTATGCCGAAGTGAACCCGGACGCGATGATGAACGCGGGGAGCGTCGGCAAGGTCCTGCTCGCGCTGGGCATGTTCCAGACACTCGCGGACATCGAGCCGGACATTCGCAAGCGCCGGGACATGCTGAAGGAGACGGTCGTCGTCACTGACGAGTTCATCCGGACCGATTCCCATGAAGTCCCCGTCTTCCATATCGGCGGCAAGAAGGTCCGTCGTCGGCCGATCGCAGAGGGCGAGCAGATGACCCTCTATACGCTCCTCGATCACATGATGTCGCCGAGTTCCAATGCGGCGGCGTCGATGGTGGGACGTGAGGCCGTGCTGATGAAGCACTTCGGCTCGGGGTACCCGAAGTCGCACGAGGCGAGCCGGGCGTACCTGAATTCGGCGGGGAAGGGTCAACTCTCCGGCGAGCTCAAGGCAGTGCTGCAGGAACCTGTCGGCCGCAACGGCCTGAACCGGGGCAAGCTCCGGCAGGGAAGCCTATTCACCCGAGAGGGAAAAAAGCGCCTTCCGGGAACGTCGAGCTACGCGTCCGCGCGCTCCCTGATGGAGTTCCTCGTCGCCATGGAAATGGGCGAGCTCGTCGACCCCTGGTCGAGCAAAGAGATCAAGAAGCTCCTCTACGTGACCGACCGCCGAATCCGCTACGCCTCGTCTCCGGCGCTGCGCAACTCGGCCGTCTACTTCAAGTCCGGCTCACTCTATAAATGCCGCCCGGAGCGCGGTCACGTCTGTGAGAAGTACCACGGCAACGTCTGGAACTTCCTCGCGTCGATCGCCGTCGTCGAGGAGCCCGAACGAAACCCCCCGATGCGCTACATGGTCGTCGTTCTCTCCAACGTCTTGCGCAAGAACGCCGCCGAAGAACACGAACGCCTCGGAACCCGGATCCAGCAAATGATGCAGCAACTCCATCCTCTCCGGACCACACAAGTCGCTCAGTAG
- a CDS encoding PEP/pyruvate-binding domain-containing protein, giving the protein MRFVALVVLALALALPGTATALPDEATLRVWVEEMKGAPRGPFEGLRWFCEDGTVRPARAGCSGHGGGVQHGLWNSKAKQLRDGGFKIANVFAELDGAPFVGPAPDLRTLKQLLLERFLREADDGWVMRATLTYRGALQAEDEEAGGERILAAVLADPQWARDDRWYLMRETVRLVPREIAPGDVTAQQVRADAMRIARADSGFKNLRVKIHGSPDSGDAGRVREYAASNGRGSLQGSYSQLATDIDTLYAANNAGNAVRAAAARLPGGMLRDQLIQRATGLDGADPSSRLENGADLLGVLRERAGEWRGPAARRALVEASLALEDGVYTAGNELALQAPNATRRQRLEWLWYLTSGLYGSGLISPGQAVSLRNSIVRVSRGGAPTIDKYREEVKYLGRGPEWAGRTVAFNFGEAVQHFSRLDTIANLYPQDRLRGGPMLFYGVVTDSLTNDANAGAGVEHKVFGQTVGSGLRALNPGIARGVLRVPGAAEEAGDFDSKGIYLLPETIAELPPVGGILTEGEGNSLSHVQLLARNLGIPNVVVGHEMLSRVRAKQGQRVVLAVSPGGVVELANDGPQWDPIFGQMEAGHTLVIRPDLNKLDLNTTGVVPMSSLRAADSGRVAGPKSANLGELRNAFGKAVPDGVVIPFGEFRKLLDRPIETGGPSVWDWMKKQYEMLGSTSEGPEKKRATKAFLARLRAWIENVEFSSDFQSRLRTALHKHFGADGTYGVFVRSDTNVEDLDGFTGAGLNLTVPNVVGFTNIEKAIKDVMASPFTDRAYAWRQSHMTQPEYVFPAVLIQLGFPSEKSGVMVTTDVQGNRDGWLSIAVNEGVGGAVDGQAAESLLVNPATGETRLLANATAPYRRVLNRSGGVTKVPTQGGKRVLQPNEIQALIQLSRDAPQRFPALRGDLGEPMPADIEFGFRGGKLAVLQIRPFVESKGAKESTYLKGLDARTGGPDLVGTVPLDRVH; this is encoded by the coding sequence ATGCGATTCGTTGCACTCGTCGTGCTGGCTTTGGCTTTGGCCTTGCCGGGCACCGCTACCGCGCTTCCCGATGAGGCGACCCTGCGCGTGTGGGTCGAGGAGATGAAGGGGGCGCCGCGTGGTCCCTTCGAAGGACTACGTTGGTTTTGCGAGGACGGCACGGTGCGGCCGGCCCGCGCCGGATGTAGCGGCCACGGAGGCGGCGTTCAGCACGGCCTTTGGAACTCGAAGGCGAAGCAGCTACGAGACGGCGGCTTCAAGATTGCGAACGTCTTCGCCGAGCTCGACGGTGCCCCGTTCGTCGGCCCGGCACCGGATCTGCGTACCTTGAAGCAGCTTCTGTTGGAGCGCTTCCTGCGTGAGGCAGACGACGGCTGGGTCATGCGCGCGACGCTCACGTATCGCGGAGCCCTCCAGGCCGAGGACGAAGAAGCCGGCGGGGAGCGGATCCTCGCCGCCGTCCTGGCCGACCCGCAGTGGGCGCGCGACGATCGCTGGTATCTTATGCGGGAGACCGTGCGGCTCGTGCCGCGCGAGATCGCGCCCGGGGACGTGACGGCACAGCAGGTCCGGGCCGACGCGATGCGCATCGCGCGCGCGGACTCCGGCTTCAAGAACCTGCGGGTCAAGATTCACGGATCGCCCGACTCGGGCGATGCGGGGCGTGTTCGGGAATACGCGGCCAGCAATGGGCGCGGCTCGCTCCAGGGGAGCTACTCGCAGCTCGCCACCGACATCGACACGCTCTACGCGGCGAACAACGCCGGAAACGCCGTCCGGGCGGCAGCGGCCCGGCTCCCGGGCGGGATGCTGCGGGATCAGTTGATCCAACGCGCGACGGGGCTCGACGGGGCCGACCCTTCCTCGCGCCTCGAGAACGGGGCCGATCTGCTGGGTGTCCTTCGTGAGCGTGCGGGGGAGTGGCGTGGCCCCGCGGCGCGTCGTGCCCTGGTCGAGGCGAGCCTCGCACTCGAAGACGGGGTTTACACGGCCGGCAACGAATTGGCTCTGCAGGCGCCGAATGCCACGCGGCGGCAGCGCCTCGAGTGGCTCTGGTACTTGACCAGTGGCCTCTACGGCTCGGGGCTGATCTCGCCGGGCCAGGCCGTGAGCCTTCGCAACTCGATCGTACGCGTGTCGCGCGGCGGCGCACCCACGATCGACAAGTATCGTGAGGAAGTGAAGTACCTCGGTCGCGGTCCCGAGTGGGCCGGACGAACAGTCGCGTTCAACTTCGGCGAAGCGGTGCAGCACTTCTCGCGGCTCGATACGATCGCCAATCTGTATCCGCAGGACCGGCTTCGCGGCGGTCCGATGCTCTTCTACGGCGTTGTCACCGACTCGCTCACGAACGATGCGAACGCCGGTGCGGGTGTCGAGCACAAGGTGTTCGGGCAGACCGTCGGGTCGGGACTGCGGGCGTTGAATCCGGGGATCGCGCGTGGGGTTCTTCGTGTCCCCGGCGCCGCTGAGGAGGCCGGGGACTTCGATTCGAAGGGGATCTATCTTCTCCCGGAGACGATCGCGGAGCTACCTCCGGTCGGCGGTATTCTGACCGAAGGCGAGGGCAACTCCCTTTCGCACGTGCAGTTGCTCGCGCGAAATCTCGGGATTCCCAATGTCGTCGTCGGCCACGAGATGCTCTCGCGCGTGCGTGCGAAGCAGGGGCAGCGCGTCGTGCTCGCGGTGAGTCCCGGAGGCGTCGTGGAGCTGGCAAACGATGGGCCTCAATGGGACCCGATCTTCGGACAGATGGAGGCGGGCCACACGCTGGTCATCCGACCGGATCTGAACAAGCTCGATCTCAATACGACCGGTGTCGTGCCGATGTCCTCGCTGCGCGCGGCGGATTCGGGGCGCGTGGCCGGCCCGAAGAGCGCCAACCTGGGTGAGCTGCGCAATGCCTTCGGTAAGGCGGTACCGGATGGCGTCGTGATTCCGTTCGGGGAGTTCCGAAAGCTCCTCGATCGGCCGATCGAGACCGGCGGTCCTTCGGTCTGGGATTGGATGAAGAAGCAGTACGAGATGCTCGGCTCGACGTCCGAGGGGCCGGAGAAGAAGCGCGCGACCAAGGCGTTCCTCGCGCGGCTGCGGGCCTGGATCGAGAACGTCGAGTTCTCGTCCGACTTCCAGAGTCGCCTCCGAACCGCACTGCACAAGCACTTCGGGGCGGACGGAACGTACGGCGTCTTCGTGCGAAGCGACACCAACGTCGAGGACCTCGATGGGTTCACGGGTGCGGGCCTCAATCTCACGGTGCCGAATGTCGTCGGCTTCACGAACATTGAGAAGGCGATCAAAGACGTGATGGCATCCCCGTTCACCGACCGTGCGTACGCTTGGCGTCAATCCCACATGACGCAGCCCGAGTACGTATTCCCGGCCGTGCTGATTCAGCTCGGCTTCCCGTCGGAGAAGTCCGGCGTGATGGTGACCACGGACGTGCAGGGCAACCGGGATGGTTGGCTTTCCATCGCGGTCAACGAGGGCGTCGGTGGAGCGGTCGACGGTCAGGCGGCGGAGTCGCTGCTGGTGAACCCGGCGACCGGAGAAACGCGACTGCTCGCGAACGCGACCGCGCCGTATCGGCGGGTTCTGAACCGTTCGGGTGGCGTCACGAAGGTGCCGACGCAGGGAGGCAAGCGCGTCCTGCAGCCGAACGAGATCCAGGCTCTGATCCAGCTCTCGAGGGATGCCCCGCAACGCTTCCCGGCTCTGCGGGGGGATCTCGGAGAGCCGATGCCGGCGGACATCGAGTTCGGGTTCCGCGGCGGGAAACTCGCGGTGCTTCAGATCCGGCCCTTCGTCGAGTCGAAGGGCGCAAAAGAGAGCACCTACCTAAAGGGGCTCGATGCCCGCACGGGCGGGCCGGATCTCGTGGGTACGGTTCCGCTCGACCGGGTCCACTGA
- a CDS encoding O-acetyl-ADP-ribose deacetylase, translating into MDHFALTETCTLVLQEGDLTRVSVDAIVNAANEQMLGGGGVDSAIHRAAGPELLDACREAPEAGPGVRCPTGEARLTPGFDLPARYVIHTVGPVYVSAATSAPLLRNAYRASLALAHENGLESVAFPAISCGVFGYPLGEAAPLSITTCRESVGTLSEIHFVLFGEATYRAWSVAAKEIC; encoded by the coding sequence GTGGATCACTTCGCTCTCACCGAAACCTGCACGCTCGTGCTGCAAGAAGGAGACCTCACTCGGGTCTCGGTCGATGCCATCGTGAACGCGGCGAACGAGCAGATGCTGGGCGGGGGCGGCGTAGACAGTGCGATCCACCGCGCTGCCGGCCCGGAGCTCCTCGACGCCTGCCGCGAGGCCCCGGAAGCTGGCCCTGGGGTCCGTTGCCCGACCGGCGAGGCCCGGCTTACTCCCGGGTTCGACCTCCCGGCGCGGTACGTCATTCATACCGTCGGGCCCGTGTACGTTTCGGCGGCCACATCGGCGCCGCTTCTACGAAATGCCTATCGGGCGTCGCTCGCGCTGGCGCACGAGAACGGGCTCGAGTCCGTGGCCTTTCCGGCCATCTCTTGCGGGGTGTTCGGTTACCCGCTGGGGGAGGCCGCCCCACTGTCGATCACCACGTGCCGCGAAAGCGTCGGCACGTTGAGCGAGATCCACTTCGTCTTGTTCGGAGAGGCGACCTACCGTGCCTGGTCGGTTGCCGCCAAGGAGATTTGTTGA